The Vicia villosa cultivar HV-30 ecotype Madison, WI linkage group LG1, Vvil1.0, whole genome shotgun sequence genome includes a region encoding these proteins:
- the LOC131600419 gene encoding uncharacterized protein LOC131600419, translating to MEKGGTAAKIDLKQDGIEDLSGRVHLLPCCIKHDGPTEVSHYFKPKPTGIVGEDGLQLQQSHFRGRLLEGTALQLPNNYSGFVLGKKNSARKSDDSSDSWETCARFKDITYWNHDCVPSQNDDFLRAFHWITVADALHSPVTPEELASFTL from the exons ATGGAAAAAGGCGGGACGGCGGCGAAGATAGATCTAAAGCAAGACGGTATCGAGGATCTGAGCGGCCGTGTTCATCTCCTCCCTTGCTGCATCAAGCACGACGGCCCCACCGAAGTTTCTCACTATTTCAAACCTAAACCCACCGGCATCGTCGGAGAAGACGGTTTACAATTACAACAATCACATTTTAGGGGAAGGTTACTCGAAGGAACTGCACTTCAACTTCCAAACAACTACTCTG GTTTTGTTTTGGGAAAGAAAAATTCGGCTCGTAAATCGGATGATAGTTCTGATTCGTGGGAGACTTGTGCTAGGTTTAAGGATATTACGTATTGGAATCATGACTGTGTTCCTTCGCAGAATGATGATTTCTTACGTGCTTTCCATTGGATCACTGTTGCTGATGCT CTGCATAGTCCTGTGACACCCGAGGAGTTAGCATCTTTCACACTCTAG
- the LOC131600430 gene encoding nuclear pore complex protein NUP43, with amino-acid sequence MAVATNSETSQIHRFPQYKYIHAVRWLPVLSAFNRFAVLASSDSDSDVSTIEIHSFKPNPISFDFQSSWTSPSPISSLKASQFLQKSVIAASTSSGSLHFLFADSSDGNLESEVSVPENELHSVGKSCIDLMDGGVECVTVGDDGKVNLVTVGDSNLNYRRLFDSDGLVSYTAVKWASPVEFATGGYGFGLQWWDQRKPGGPVSQFKGNWDTKLTSGIVHSIDIHPSRKHTCLAGGSLGTVLAWDLRWQQQPIILSGAGAGNGAGNTAVQSISESEVWEIQYDRCIKSNTSSTRILPAMICSEDGILGVIEQGEEPIELLAEPCAINSFDIDRHNPLDVICSLEWESVAILTRQ; translated from the exons ATGGCAGTCGCAACAAATTCAGAAACCTCTCAAATCCACAGATTCCCTCAATACAAATACATCCACGCCGTACGCTGGCTTCCCGTTCTCTCCGCATTCAACCGCTTCGCCGTTCTCGCTTCCTCCGACTCCGATTCCGACGTCTCCACCATCGAAATCCACTCTTTCAAACCTAACCCTATCTCCTTCGATTTCCAATCCTCATGGACCTCTCCTTCCCCAATCTCCTCCCTCAAAGCCTCACAGTTCCTTCAGAAATCAGTCATCGCCGCTTCAACTTCCTCCGGCTCACTTCACTTCCTGTTCGCTGATTCCAGCGACGGGAACCTCGAATCTGAGGTTTCTGTACCGGAGAATGAGCTGCACTCGGTGGGGAAGTCTTGTATTGATTTGATGGATGGTGGGGTTGAGTGTGTTACTGTTGGGGATGATGGGAAGGTTAATTTGGTTACTGTTGGAGATTCTAATTTGAATTATAGGAGGTTGTTTGATAGTGATGGGTTGGTGTCGTATACGGCGGTGAAATGGGCTTCACCGGTGGAGTTTGCTACTGGGGGATATGGGTTTGGGCTTCAATGGTGGGATCAGAGGAAACCGGGTGGGCCGGTTTCTCAGTTTAAGGGTAACTG GGATACAAAATTGACTTCTGGCATAGTGCACTCCATCGACATCCATCCATCAAGAAAGCATACTTGTCTG GCTGGTGGCTCCTTAGGTACTGTTTTGGCTTGGGATCTTAGGTGGCAACAACAACCAATTATACTCTCAGGAGCAGGAGCAGGGAATGGGGCTGGCAACACTGCAGTCCAGTCAATATCTGAAAGTGAGGTTTGGGAGATTCAATATGATCGTTGTATAAAATCAAACACTTCTTCAACCCGGATTTTACCTGCCATGATATGTTCAGAGGATGGAATTCTTGGCGTGATTGAGCAAG GCGAGGAACCTATTGAACTGCTGGCAGAACCTTGCGCCATCAATAGCTTTGATATTGATCGACATAATCCATTG GATGTGATATGCAGTTTAGAGTGGGAATCAGTAGCCATATTGACaagacaataa
- the LOC131643988 gene encoding uncharacterized protein LOC131643988, with protein MHARKSTGGSVPETFSAQGREGSAYVHNAIAGIVTRILNEGHKVDGISVPLAQMSASENSKDDQDGQDDASKDQGDVETSVDNTDEKNPGAKEVETSEAINVETSGTKDAEVLEPEKAEEVHVAASKETPNEGPTVHDVVNLDDLDDSIDIADDELISSISHRVKTRKGKQACDQDFFKPQVTPQKKVTIKKVKKVLAEPSTTGSKATVKKRKERSVSVPEDDEFIVNLSQDCGDRTTDDFHKVYVRRKCIDFSPAVINLYLGRDAEAQPELEVTDNEVCKVITGGKVKKWPIKSKLSASSLNVRYALLHKIGAANWVPTNHTSTIAVGLGRFIYAVGTKTKFDYGTYIFDQTMRHVGTSATKLPIAFPSLICGIILKQHPGILKSKDSVCKRESALSFHYKLLQRSDDKTSAGTSQPSKSVNKALLIAELKETCQELDNRKLKLENLIHSLEQSTDDDLAGEKGGDNMDEDKEAEEEAEEEAEGAESGSSDAAEWTSSSSDDNPGGSSDEDSDGSDD; from the exons atgcatgcaagaaaatcaactgggGGATCTGTTCCTGAAACCTTTTCTGCTCAAGGTAGAGAGGGTTCTGCTTATGTTCACAATGCGATCGCAGGTATTGTcacaagaatcttgaatgaagggcacaaGGTTGATGGGATATCTGTTCCTCTAGCCCAGATGTCTGCCTCTGAGAACAGCAAAGATGATCAAGATGGTCAAGATGATGCTAGCAAAGATCAGGGTGATGTTGAGACATCGGTTGATAACACTGATGAGAAGAACCCAGGTGCCAAAGAAGTTGAGACATCTGAAGCTATTAATGTTGAAACATCTGGTACTAAAGATGCTGAAGTTCTTGAGCCTGAGAAAGCTGAAGAGGTTCATGTTGCTGCTTCTAAAGAAACCCCTAATGAAGGTCCTACTGTGCATGATGTTGTGAATCTGGATGATCTGGATGATTCTATTGACATTGCTGATGATGAACTCATCTCTAGCATCTCTCATAGAGTCAAGACTCGTAAGGGCAAACAGGCTTGTGATCAAGATTTCTTCAAACCTCAGGTTACTCCTCAAAAGAAGGTCACTATAAAGAAGGTCAAGAAGGTCCTTGCTGAACCTTCAACCACAGGGAGCAAGGCTactgtgaagaagaggaaggaaagaagtgTTTCTGTCCCAGAAGATGAT GAATTTATTGTGAATTTGTCTCAAGATTGTGGTGACAGAACAACTGATGATTTTCATAAGGTGTATGTTAGAAGAAAGTGTATAGATTTTTCCCCTGCTGTTATCAACCTATATCTAGGTAGAGATGCtgaggctcaacctgagcttgaagtgactGATAATGAGGTTTGCAAGGTAATCACTGGTGGTAAGGTTAAGAAGTGGCCCATAAAGAGCAAACTGTCTGCTAGTTCTCTTAATGTCAGGTATGCATTGCTGCACAAAATTGGTGCTGCTAACTGGGTGCCTACCAATCACACTTCCACCATTGCTGTTGGCCTAGGAAGATTCATATATGCTGTGGGAACCAAGACAAAATTTGACTATGGGACCTACATATTTGATCAAACTATGAGGCATGTTGGTACCTCTGCTACCAAGCTTCCCATTGCTTTCCCATCTCTGATATGTGGAATAATCCTCAAGCAACACCCTGGAATTCTGAAAAGTAAAGATTCTGTATGTAAGAGGGAGAGTGCTTTGtcttttcactacaagctgctgCAGAGGTCTGATGACAagacatctgctgggacatcacaACCCAGCAAATCTGTGAACAAAGCTCTTCTTATTGCTGAGCTAAAAGAGACTTGTCAAGAGTTGGACAACAGGAAGCTGAAACTTGAAAATCTCATCCACAGTCTTGAGCAGTCTACAGATGATGATCTTGCTGGTGAAAAGGGTGGTGACAATATGGATGAAGACAAAGAGGCTGAGGAAGAAGCTGAGGAAGAGGCTGAGGGTGCTGAGAGTGGGAGTAGTGATGCTGCTGAATGGACTAGTAGCTCAAGTGATGACAATCCTGGTGGCTCTAGTGATGAAGACAGTGATGGGTCTGATGATTAG